In a single window of the Raphanus sativus cultivar WK10039 chromosome 9, ASM80110v3, whole genome shotgun sequence genome:
- the LOC130499450 gene encoding kunitz trypsin inhibitor 2-like encodes MMPSFPLVSFLITLMLAAAVCTQGKEYVRDAAGNYVQTYDEYYIQPVNTKNNGGGLVPAVVKQVPFCPLGINQDLQKGQPGQPVRFIYPYPLMKTPISIMETVIIEFTSKDLPCKEFSGLWEVDESSSASDEPAILIGGEQLGNNSWFRIERAEDVIGANVYKLTTLTGTIGYIPGPWKGAPQLVLTNDTANTLLVIFKKVNDATKAPTSTSRVEKFGLRMFPFY; translated from the coding sequence ATGATGCCATCATTCCCATTGGTCTCCTTTCTTATCACTCTCATGCTGGCTGCAGCTGTGTGCACCCAGGGAAAAGAATACGTGAGGGACGCTGCCGGAAATTATGTTCAAACGTATGACGAATACTACATCCAACCGGTCAATACCAAGAATAACGGAGGTGGTCTTGTCCCAGCCGTTGTTAAACAAGTTCCCTTTTGTCCCCTTGGCATCAACCAAGACCTCCAAAAAGGCCAACCGGGCCAACCGGTACGCTTCATATATCCATACCCTTTGATGAAAACACCCATTTCCATAATGGAAACTGTAATCATCGAGTTCACGTCTAAAGATTTGCCTTGCAAAGAGTTTTCCGGTTTATGGGAAGTGGATGAATCCTCATCAGCTTCCGATGAGCCGGCTATTCTCATCGGTGGTGAACAGCTTGGAAACAACAGCTGGTTTAGAATTGAGAGAGCTGAGGACGTAATAGGAGCAAACGTTTACAAGTTGACCACCCTTACCGGAACCATCGGATACATCCCAGGGCCTTGGAAAGGTGCACCACAACTAGTTCTCACCAATGATACGGCAAACACCTTACTCGTCATATTCAAAAAGGTTAATGATGCTACTAAAGCTCCTACTTCTACTTCTCGTGTTGAAAAGTTTGGTCTGAGGATGTTTCCATTCTACTAG
- the LOC130499510 gene encoding kunitz trypsin inhibitor 2-like: MKKPSVTPFLITLLLAAAVCTHGKEVVKDSNGNPVKIGAKYFIQPVKSNGGGLVPAAINILPFCPLGITQTLLPYQPGLPVIFGYYPPFVGTDYIVTSTTINIQFHSDIWPVCNELSKLWAVDVSSSAAKEPAVIIGGERTAPNSLFKIEKDAGAHTYKLTTSYGTVGTTPGAWLSAPQLLVTNDEAKTLLVKFVKVDDDATKATTSSSRVEKLGLRMFPFY, encoded by the coding sequence ATGAAGAAACCTTCAGTGACCCCTTTCCTCATCACTCTCCTTTTGGCTGCAGCTGTCTGCACCCACGGCAAAGAAGTGGTGAAGGACTCCAACGGGAATCCAGTTAAGATCGGTGCCAAATACTTCATCCAGCCGGTTAAGAGCAACGGTGGTGGTCTTGTTCCAGCCGCCATTAACATACTTCCGTTTTGTCCACTTGGCATCACCCAAACACTTCTTCCCTACCAACCGGGCCTCCCAGTTATCTTCGGATATTATCCACCTTTTGTCGGCACAGACTACATTGTCACATCTACCACTATAAACATCCAGTTCCATTCCGACATATGGCCTGTATGCAACGAGCTTTCCAAGTTATGGGCAGTCGATGTTTCCTCATCCGCTGCCAAGGAGCCTGCCGTTATCATCGGTGGTGAACGGACGGCTCCAAACAGCTTGTTTAAGATAGAAAAAGATGCAGGAGCACACACTTACAAGTTGACCACCTCATATGGAACCGTTGGAACTACCCCAGGGGCTTGGTTGAGTGCACCACAGCTACTTGTCACCAATGATGAGGCTAAGACCTTACTCGTCAAGTTCGTGAAGGTTGATGATGATGCTACTAAGGCTACTACTTCTTCTTCACGTGTTGAGAAGCTAGGTCTGAGGATGTTCCCATTCTACTAG